The genomic DNA CGCTACGGCTGGCCCCTGCTGCTGTCCGCCGCCGCGGCGGAGGCCGACGCGCGCTCCCTGCCGGCCGCCGAAGAGGGCCGCGCCGCCGTCCTCGACCGCCTCGCCGAGGCCGCGAAGCACCTGACGACGGGCGCCCCGGTCTGGGTCGCCCACGAGCGCTGGGTCCGTGCCGAACTCCACCGCGCCCGGGGCCGCGACACCCCGCGGCTCTGGTCGGAGGCGGTCACCGCCTTCGAATGCCTGGAGCGTCCCTACGACCTGGCCCGCGTCCGGCACCGGCTGGCCGACGCCCTCCTGGCGACCGGCGGCGAGGACGAGCGCGCCCGGGCCACGGAGCTGCTGCGCCTGGCCCGCACCGTCGCCGACCACCTCGGCGCGCGCCCGCTGTCCGACGCGGTCGCCGTACTCGGCCGGCGTGCCCGCCTCACCCTCGGCCGCGGCGCCGAACCCGTAACCGCCTCCGGGCCCGCCGACCCCGCCCACGCCCTCGGTCTCACCGGCCGGGAGCGGGACGTCCTGCGGCTGGTCTCCGACGGCCGCACCAACCGGCAGATAGCCGAGGAGCTCTTCATCTCGCCCAAGACGGCCAGCGTCCACGTCTCCAACATCCTGGCCAAACTCGGCGTCTCCGGCCGCGGCGAGGCCGCGGCGGTGGCCCACCGGCTGGCGCTGTTCCCCGTCGAACGGCTCACGTCCCGTTCGACGGGGTGAGGCTTACGCTGTAAGGGACGCCGACCGACGGAGGCCCGATGTTCAACGCATTCGAGGAACTGTTCTCGCCCGGCCGCAAACACACCAACGACGAACAGAACCGCCTCGAACTGACCCGCGAGGACGTGGGGGACGGCGATCCGAGTCACGGCCCCATAGACCTCACGTCGGGCAAGGTCGTCGTGCACCGCCCGCGTTCCGACGAGGAGACGGCGGACCCGGGGACCCCGTCCCCGGAAGACGAGTAGCCGGCCGCCTACTCCACCTCCAGCTCCAGGATCCGGTCGTCGTCGCCCTTCGCGTCGCCGCGGCCGTCCGTGTTGCTGGTCACCAGCCACAGCTTGTCGCCG from Streptomyces sp. CB09001 includes the following:
- a CDS encoding DUF6191 domain-containing protein; its protein translation is MFNAFEELFSPGRKHTNDEQNRLELTREDVGDGDPSHGPIDLTSGKVVVHRPRSDEETADPGTPSPEDE